The following nucleotide sequence is from Trifolium pratense cultivar HEN17-A07 linkage group LG2, ARS_RC_1.1, whole genome shotgun sequence.
AATGTGTTTATTACTAACCCCATCAGGTTTTTTGTTAATCATTCAGTTTTTAGGGTATGGGAACCCCATGAGAAATAAGTAAAGTCTACAAAAATACATTGTTTTTCAATAATTGAACTTAAATTCTTTCAAACAATTCGTTGTAGAACTtgagtttaattatttggttatacattataaattttaatgtgTTTATTAATCACTCTGTTACTTTTAAAATTTGGATTCCATGTGATCATATGATCCACATTCACGAATTTAATTGGGATATCGATGAAAGATTAGACGGttcaaaactttatttttcttataatcctaaatattaaactttttttgtttttattacgCAAACAAACTTATCGTTTTTCATTCATAATTAAAGTAGGTCTACTTTGATcgtgaacttttttttttgttaggaaaTATTGAAGATGAAATGTTCAATCTTGTTCGAATGACTAGCCACCGATGTCCCGTATACGTGAAATCCTAATTGTAGGCGAGCTTAGTCCTTTTTAgtgtcaaaattaatttttgttactctctaatccttaatataaggaaaattttatttttatattcgttaaaaatataatgcatcTGGATATATTATAGACCGgatacattaaattttcaatggttctaaaaagcaaattttctcttaaatttatttatttttggttgttATTTTTTACTGAAGTCGAGATGAAatatacttatatattttttctaatataGTCTTAaccatttattattttattctatatATTTCTTTCTGataaatagttaaaaatattattgacaaaataatatagttagtatacattgaaaattttctttaaaTACGGCAGTTTTAAAAAAGGAATCAAGGAAATATTATGTTGATTTAAAAAGGAATGAAAGGAATATTATGTTCaattaactcttttttttttgtttggttgttTTTGTTGGCGTGAATAATgtttaatctaatctaatcaAATCTATTAGTATTAATGATTTAATATTAGTTCGTGTTATTTGTGATCTTATTGATCTTTCACAATATTAGTGGGTTTTGCAATTAGTATTATTACGTGCCATTGCCAAGTTTGCATGATTTTATTTAATGGCTCTTTATTTTTCATAATCTCTTATACAGTTAAGTCTTTTATAAGACattaattctttaaaaaaaaaaaagtctttgaAGTTATCCTTTATATTTGTGTGATAACTTGGAAGATTTTGCTTACAAGTTGTGTTTGTTCTTTGTAGTGTTCATCTTGAGGAAGCAAAACTACTGAATTTACTACTCTACCCTTCTATGCTGTgatcaagaatatatataacaagtttcaaaattttgtttttggttataATATCTGCAAATTCTGAGATTTATCATGCCTTGTAAAGatttcaataatttttcttcttcatcgaTGTTTTCCTCGGACTATATTTCTCCGTCTATTGAGGTATGCTCTTGTTTCTTGTTAAGTAAATTCCATTTTGAACACCGTGTTTTCGATTCTTATTTTATCTTTCTGTTATTGGCAGAGCGAAACTGGATGTTGGAAATTCGGTAAAAGTTCCAAAGACCATGGTTAGTATTACTAACATGTTCGTCTGTTCGTTTTTCCTATTGTAGctcattgtatatatatatatattttatttgtataatgctcattttatttttagttacttGTATATTACGGTATAGATTTTTGTTACGTTGCGCTATTGGAGCGGATTAGTTTGGTAAGTACTTGAAATAattattctttgaatttgttatgTCATGTAGATTCTGATCAAGGAACAAAACCTATTCAAGCAGTATCCAATTTTTCATATGGTAGTGAAGTTAATAATATAATGGTGGCTCCGCGTGAAAGTAGCCACTTCTCAACTTCTCTGCCAGATTTGTTTAGCAGAAAATGTAAGTTTTCTTTACAAAATTGTATGCTAAGGTTTCTTGTGAAAATTGTTGGCTAATCTGCTATATCTTTGTATGCTTCTGTTTGCATAGTGCGATTATCTGGAAATAATGCTTTATACGGACATTCAGTAAATACAAATGTATCGCATTATGAGGAAGAGGAGCTTGTTGACTCTTTTGAAGAACTCGGGGCTCAAATCATTCGAAACCTACTTCCGGACGAGGATAATTTGCTTTCTGGAGTGACTAACTGGAACGGTGATGACATGGATGAACTAGACTTTTTCAGCAATGTTGGAGGTATGGAACTTGAAGATGTTGATAATTCATTCCCTGGAGAAAAGAATTCCAAAATCATCGGTCGAGCTCAGCACAATCAACTAGGACTGTGTAATACCTCGATCGCTGGAGAAAACCCTTTTGGTGAACATTCTTCTAGAACATTACTTGTGAGAAATATTGATAGTGATGTTAATGATACTGTGCTTAAAGCACTTTTTGAGGTATATATgctctttttttgttgttttcattGTCCTTTAGTTTAAGTGGATATTGTGGACTGTgataatcactttttttttttttttttttaaggaatttgGAGATATTCACACTTTTTATAGAGCTTGCAAACATCAAGGATTTGCTATGATATCATATTATGATATCAGTGCTTCTCAGAATGCAAAGAGAGCACTCCATAATACACTCTTCGGTCGcaagaaatttgaaattcattATTCGATTCCAAAGGTTGGATACTGCATTTTTAATCCTCGTTGAAACTTATagtgttaatttttgtttatatgtcTGCCTGAATAAGTACTTATATAAGTACTTGTCAGATTGTTTgcgagagcttatggaaacaacttatgacatgtccatatgAAAACAGCTTGTAGATATAGCTTATACtgttatacataagcacttatgttATAAGAACTTGTACTATAAGTGTTTAGTTAATCTTTGTTCAGAGTTTACCAATAAATCCTATTTGGCTTACAAATTTCTCAGGATAGTCCTTCGACAAAAGTTGCGAATCATGGAACACTTGAAgtatttttatatgattcatcAATTTAAAATGCTGAACTTCACCATATATTTAATGCTGAACTTCACCAtgtttttatatgattcaaCAGATTCATCCCGAATTCAAACAAGAATGCAACCTCTGTCTTCATCAGAAGAGTCCTCTAACAACCAGCTTCCAAGGTAGAGAACATGTTCATGATTTATCAATTTagcataaaaataatatatatatatatatattttcctcCACTGATGTTTGTAAAATATTGAAGCAGGCTTGCATGGTTTCTCTTCAAGTGTTCCGAACACGTTACCGTCTGCAATCAAAGTTAAATCAGTTGGAAACCAATGTGAATTTACTGAATCTAGTTCACTAGGGCAGTGGAATTTGGATACTCAAGCTGCATTAGCTTTTCATCCTCATTCCCTACCGGAACGTAGTCATGGTTTTACTAATGATTTTCCTCTCAATCCTCTTGAGGTGGCTGGAAACATTAATTTCAAAACACAAGAAAGAATCGATAACATGCATTTTTGTCAAGTAAAGTCCAATGGACCCTTTATGGATTTTGATGAATGTGGTAAGTCAATAAGTGCAACTAGTTGTAGTACTATGTAAACTCTAAGCTTTTTCAATATAAAGATACTGCAACCGCTGTGCATTTGAAGACGTTAGCGCAATTGAACGAACTGCATCATCACATATCATGTGTTCTTTGTTTGCGTTTTTTGTATCGTTTACTTTTGAACCATATCGTTGTTCTAACAAGATATTTCCCTCTTCTTTTTTTCAGTTTCAAAATCCACTGGTAATGTGAGCTCAAGCTTCCCTCTTTCTGGCCATCATGAAATATGGAGTAACTCCTATCCGCCTCCTCGAACAATGTGGCCAAACTCACCATTCAATGGAATTAGTGCAGCACCTACTCTGCAAGGATTTAACCAACTTCCTATGTCACCATCACATAACCATCATGTGCAATCACCTCCTCTTTGGGACAGAAGATATACATATGTAGGGGAATCCGTAACACCGCACCGTGTTGACTTTGTTCCTCATAACACGCCCCCTCATTTTGGACACAACTTCCATAACCAAAGGGGCGTGATGTTTCCTGGTAGAAACCATATGGTTAACAACTCATTTGATGCACGCATAAGAAGCCGCAGAAATGTAGGCACATCGAACGTGCCTGACTTGAAACGGTATGAACTTGACATTGACTGCATAATGAGGGGCGAAGATCAGCGAACCACACTTATGATAAAGAACATTCCTAACAAGTAAGTAGTACTATCTCCTTATATGACATTAAATAGATTTCGCTTTTTTGCATAAACTGTTCTCATATTCTCTAATGCAAAAGATTTGTATATTCATTTGGTATTTTTTGGATTATGCTTTACGTTTTGCAAAGGTATACTTCCAAGAAGCTGCAGGATACAATCAACGAACGCCATAAAGGAACTTATGATTTTTTGTATCTACCAATTGATTTCAAAGTAAGTGTTTATTCTCTTTctgtttaatatattttggcattctttttatatttgttaattaTTCACATGGAATCAACATTGATTGCAGAACAACTGCAATGTTGGATATGCATTCATCAACATGACTAGTCCTAGCTCGATTGTACCGCTCTATGAGGTTAGCTGCAGAAAATAACAATGATTGTGATCAAAATTAATCGCGTACATCACACACACTTTATATCAATAGACTAAAACTTTATGATGCAATTGTGGCAGGTGTTCAATGGAAAAAAATGGGAGCTTTTCAACAGTGAGAAAGTGGCAGCACTCGCATATGCTCGCATACAAGGGAAAGCCGCTCTTATTGCGCACTTCCAACACTCAAGCTTGATGAATATGGATGAGGATTGCAGGCCTATCCTCATCAACACTGACGGCCCTAATGCCGGTGAACAGGTATAAATTTCCTTTTACTATCTATCTACTAAGATTAAGGAAGCTATGGATTAGATACTAACTTTGGTAGTAATACAGGTCCCTTTCCCAATTGCCATGAAACCTGGAAGAGTGAGAAGCAACATTCATGAGGAAGACGGTGTTTCAAAGGAATCAGACTAAGCAAGccacatttgtttctttttccaTCTCATTAGTTTTAGTGAAATCACTAATCACTAACTATACACAAATACTTCACTACAGCCaagaattttatatttttatcttcCAGCTTTTGTTTGTTATCTGGAGTGCAAGTTCCCAACATCGCTCCGGTTGGAATTAGAGAAACTTAGTTTCGGAATGATAACATAACCAATCCTGCTCAACTATCTGATTTACCATCTCAATACGTATTTgaattaattagtttaattactAGTTGAGATTTTAAATTATGGTCTGCATCCGCAATTGCGGCAGTAGTATTGCTAAGGCGgtatcacaccgcaattgcagTGTGATTTTAACAAAGATtccactaattttttatttatatctaTTTCTCTTATAAATAGCTAATAATAAATGAAGTAAACTCAAATTTTTGTTGTATTTGGTGCAGAATTTGAaccaaatatatttatttttattgatcaatTTGAACCAAATATATTTACTTTCTCATCTTTCCTCGCAGTGTGATctattttttgttgtatttgGTGTATGATAACCAACTATGTCGTTTTTTTGATAATCCTGATGATGTTTTTTGGGATAGTAGTACTAATAATTATGTCCTTTTTGGGTAattgtatttatatatttaatttttaagtaaCGTATCCCGGCAAAATCGTAtcgaaaattttgaaaattttcccgTATCACcgtatcggtatcgtgtcacgtatccGGACATAATATTTTAGAGAATACAATTGATCCACATTCTTCTTATGATTCACTCTATTTTAGTTGTATATATAAAAAGTCAACCAAGCATGCCATAGTGAGAAAAAGTAAACGCGTTGATGAATGGATCCAATCATATCATATTGCACTGCATGAGGGTGCAAAATGACAACCTATAAGCCATCCAAATTAAGTGGCTTTGATTTAGATTAGACACATTCAATTCAAGTCACCATCGATAATATGATAAAGTAAACCGCACTTTGACATTCATATTTTCACACTCATCATTCGTTTTCTAAACTAAACCCTATGAATCACGGACACTCCTTAAGTCAGACTTATTATGGTGTCGAACACATGttagtgtcggacaccgacataacaccgacacttataattatactaaattacgttattttcttaaattattatcgataTCAACGTGTCAGTATCCGAGTTATGTTTGATGTCCCTCTCTGTATCTGTGATTCATAGACTAAACTCTCTTACGCGGAAACTGCATTTTATTGTACTAGCTTGCATGCATACATATAAATTATTGACCATTGTCACCACAAGACAAATATTAGAGGGCCAGCACTAGCCCATTATCCAAAAatcatttcaattattttttatacttggCTTCCACTCACAATACCCACTTGCATAATTTGTAGCCGTTTTTGTTTACTAATTATCTTCATTTTGACCCCAAAAGTCCAAACCTTTCCATATAAATACTTGCACCATGCATGGCATTTTCATAGCATTCCACTACACAATCATTTACAACTTCTTTTATATATTCACATAAAGCCTAAAGTCCTAAAGAACTATATCTTGTATCAAAATGGAGGGTAGTTTGTTTAAGGTTGTGTTTCTTTTGCTTGTTTTAGGTCTTGTGAACACACTAGTGAATGGCCAAGGGACACGAGTAGGATTCTATTCGAGTACATGTTCGCAAGCTGAATCCATTGTTAAGTCGACAGTTGCAGGTCATGTTAACTCTGATTCTACTTTGGCTCCTGGCTTACTTAGGATGCATTTTCACGATTGCTTTGTCCAAGGTTGTGATGCATCGGTTCTCATTTCCGGCTCAGGTACCGAAAAAACTGCATTTGCAAACCTTAATTTAAGAGGTTATGAAGTTATTGATGATGCAAAGACAAAACTCGAGGCTGCATGTCCTGGTGTTGTCTCTTGTGCTGATATTCTTGCCCTTGCTGCTCGTGATTCCGTTGTTTTGGTAATTAACTAACTCAACTATATATAGTGTACAAAtgatcaaaaaatttaaaatctggCTTTCTGAGGTTAACCCTGTGCAAATTGTACACATTTCACAGGGGTTTTTACCCCTGTGGAAAAAAACCAGACAAATTACCACTTTTCTTGTAGGGATATAAACCTAATTTATTCATGTATTCATTGCAGAGTGGTGGACTGAGTTGGCAAGTGCCTACTGGACGTAGAGACGGACGTGTGTCACAGGCTTCAGATGCAAATAATTTGCCTCGTCCTAGTGATTCTGTTGAtgtgcaaaaacaaaaatttacagCAAAGGGTCTTAACACTCAAGACCTTGTCACCTTAGTTGGTAAGTGATCATACAATATTTGAAATTCATTTAACACTTTAGAATTACATATTGAAGTTGTAATCACGTTAATTACATATCTTATTTAGTAAGTACTTATTTAtttgaatgaatatatatagGTGGACATACAATTGGTACTACTGCATGTCAATTCTTCAGTAACAGATTGTACAACTTCACTACAAATGGTGCTGCTGACCCTTCAATTGATCCTACATTTCTTTCACAATTACAAACACTATGCCCTCAAAACAGTGGTGCTACAAACAGAGTTGCATTTGATACTGGAAGTCAAAACAAATTTGATAATTCTTACTATGCTAATTTGCGTAACGGGCGTGGAGTTCTTCAATCTGATCAAGCATTGTGGAATGATGCTTCCACAAAGATCTTTGTGCAAAGATACTTAGGTTTAAGAGGGTTGCTTGGATTAACATTTAATGTTGAATTTGGAAGATCCATGGTGAAGATGAGCAACATTGAAGTGAAGACTGGTACTGCTGGTGAAATCCGCAAGATATGTTCCGCTTTCAACTAATTTAAGCATAAAcggttttttgttgttgttgtttacaATGGAGCTAAGGATCAAACCTAGAAACTCTAGCATACTATTCAAATCtttcaccactaaaccaaacatAGTGGCATGAACGATTTTGTTGATTATAGTTTGTACGTGTTGGCATGTTAATTTGCCATTGAAGTGTATAATATttactttagttttttttgctttctttttggTCTCCTTGTTGATTTCGAAATATGTTTGGAAGTGTAAAAGTATTAAAGGAAAATGTGACATATATATGTCAATGGAGTTTTCTTAATTACATTGGACAATCAATCCTCTTAGATCCATAGAGTTTCTCCAATATTATTACTAGTCACAATCTTAGTCCCTTTCCTACCTCATAAAGTTTCTCTATTCCATCTCCGCGGAGAtccataaattaaatttaataaatttggtAATACACTAATATGTacataaagataaaaaatatcatGCATTTTTATCAAACCATATGTTCGAAATATGTCTAGGCCGGCGGCCATTATGAATCTTTTGTTTGAGTTTTTTGAATCACTCTTTGTCCAATTTTATTTCCTATTATCTTTGttgatcttttattttttaataatcgaTAGACTAATCGTTTTAATTGACGGTGttgaaattcaaaaataaatataatataccATTCAAATACAAACTTAAACATTTGAGAGGAATATACAGATTCActcaattttaattaattgaattacaaataaaataaaataaaaaaagtcaaTCAACCGGGCCATCCTCACAAAATGAAAACGCGGTGATGCGCAGCCTTTGTATGAGGTCATGTAATCCTTCgagcaaaaaaatatttaaaattcagTCACTATTACAAGTAAAAGTTaattacttttaaactaatattatttctaaaatactcttatttaattctagtttattttaggcatttatttcacttttacactttttaaaatgggtaatataataaacttaactcatgttttgcattaaatcaaaaaaaCTAACTACATTtcactaaatttcttaaacaccgtgtaaacaattttttttttatatttgtgtccggaagAAGTATTATATTTGAAAGGGAAAAATGACAAGCAACACatgctcaattttttttttataataacaaatttAGAAAAGATATATGATTACTCGATCTAAGACATAGAAGATGTTAGAACTCAAAGaataattttaaagaaatttacATCTATCTCTCCTTAAAAATACCGATGGAGTTCAAATCTAGAACCTCCACATTTGTGGCATCCATAATGGCCTTTGATTAGATACGAGAataagatttattttttgaaacgtttttttttttttacaaaagcatTTTATTGATCAAGAAGTGTTCAATACAAAGGTAGCAATTTaaagagatatatatatatatactatactaAAAGATGGTTGTCTAGGCAATCATCGCCTTACAAAATCAGCTTGGAAGATAATGATTGACTCTTACATATAAAATTAGAGGATTGAGAGTTGaatctaactcaaccctacaaaatcaacttgtaaggtgaggattaccTTCACtaataaacacatatttaaatAATCTCGTaactgatgtgagacttcttaacagttTCACGCAATATTAATAGATCTCGATGgttaatttaaaatcaaaccattgagattttaaataaaattaatctcAGCCTTACATCATAAATTGAACTGCCAACATTCATTACAATCCCCTCTATATGTGTGGAAAATTCACTTCCCTCTATTAACCTATATAACTCTCGAGAATAGGATAAAGTAAACCacactaattttgacaaaatatatatCTACAATTCAGTCATTGTCTAAACTCTCACACGGACACGGAAACTAATTGCACTTTAGTTGCATGCATAGTATACATTGTATTTGTTTCAAGAGTTTAAATTAATCATATTgttgtttgtaccaaaaaataaataaaaaaaatcaaccatattgtatttttgtaaatataataataaccaTCGCAAATTTACGACCACATGACAAATTTAGAGGGCTAACCCAACGACTATACTCATTCCCACTTCCACCcactatacatatatttatccATCATAGATCATTtcaattacttttttatatttgcaTGCATGGCTCCCACATAATAACTTGTGCATATAGAAGCCGTCTTAGCTTACTCATTCTCTTAATTAATCTTAATTTTGACCCCCAAAATCTAATTCTAAATTTCCATATAAATACTTGCACCTCATCAATTGCATATTTCACATAATCATTATACATTAGCTCTCTTACATTCACCTAAAGCCTAAAGTCCTAAACAGTtatatatt
It contains:
- the LOC123909013 gene encoding protein MEI2-like 4, which codes for MPCKDFNNFSSSSMFSSDYISPSIESETGCWKFGKSSKDHDSDQGTKPIQAVSNFSYGSEVNNIMVAPRESSHFSTSLPDLFSRKLRLSGNNALYGHSVNTNVSHYEEEELVDSFEELGAQIIRNLLPDEDNLLSGVTNWNGDDMDELDFFSNVGGMELEDVDNSFPGEKNSKIIGRAQHNQLGLCNTSIAGENPFGEHSSRTLLVRNIDSDVNDTVLKALFEEFGDIHTFYRACKHQGFAMISYYDISASQNAKRALHNTLFGRKKFEIHYSIPKIHPEFKQECNLCLHQKSPLTTSFQGLHGFSSSVPNTLPSAIKVKSVGNQCEFTESSSLGQWNLDTQAALAFHPHSLPERSHGFTNDFPLNPLEVAGNINFKTQERIDNMHFCQVKSNGPFMDFDECVSKSTGNVSSSFPLSGHHEIWSNSYPPPRTMWPNSPFNGISAAPTLQGFNQLPMSPSHNHHVQSPPLWDRRYTYVGESVTPHRVDFVPHNTPPHFGHNFHNQRGVMFPGRNHMVNNSFDARIRSRRNVGTSNVPDLKRYELDIDCIMRGEDQRTTLMIKNIPNKYTSKKLQDTINERHKGTYDFLYLPIDFKNNCNVGYAFINMTSPSSIVPLYEVFNGKKWELFNSEKVAALAYARIQGKAALIAHFQHSSLMNMDEDCRPILINTDGPNAGEQVPFPIAMKPGRVRSNIHEEDGVSKESD
- the LOC123911096 gene encoding cationic peroxidase 2-like, with translation MEGSLFKVVFLLLVLGLVNTLVNGQGTRVGFYSSTCSQAESIVKSTVAGHVNSDSTLAPGLLRMHFHDCFVQGCDASVLISGSGTEKTAFANLNLRGYEVIDDAKTKLEAACPGVVSCADILALAARDSVVLSGGLSWQVPTGRRDGRVSQASDANNLPRPSDSVDVQKQKFTAKGLNTQDLVTLVGGHTIGTTACQFFSNRLYNFTTNGAADPSIDPTFLSQLQTLCPQNSGATNRVAFDTGSQNKFDNSYYANLRNGRGVLQSDQALWNDASTKIFVQRYLGLRGLLGLTFNVEFGRSMVKMSNIEVKTGTAGEIRKICSAFN